Proteins from a single region of Sporosarcina sp. P33:
- a CDS encoding DUF342 domain-containing protein, whose amino-acid sequence MTRSITIQAETVEKAIEEALFILQLTLDEVHVHVKRPARTSIFGLRKVLAEVTVSRLEQTKETIEKQVQETPAGVRIHNGQLEARFGTQSYPIIVPSAGVELRVNSEESRQRTIILPSDIIECTAIHEDIAAQYLVNLSKDLMTAAAKVTPGKRITRRLLDSSWKRVLDIQATEDIEVYNQLTTEDILEELDGLGIVAGIKMSGIIQAVNTLEMAEIVIAEGMAPIASQDARLDIHLKSKKEHAEDHERVDFREHNFIPTVKAGQLIATYIPAVQGKNGLNLLGKEYKVKPPKEVIVRPGPSVDSVLHKLYAKIDGRPVIEWRGKVVKVSVNREYRHAADVNLESGNIHFEGDVWIGGSVHPSMFIAASGEITVMKNCTKASIRGTKSVYIKGSIFSSTVTVGIQEKIITMMVNDLEEILKYLRNIELALRQIFALRGEVPEEVPPFTLKQAIQLLLEQKYSEFTEKNKHFIQLVKNHTRRLDKEWLALADWLYQLFIDPQREEQTTILSLRTLIQEADELLQLYSEEISPESVLQASFALNSILYSNGNIQIRSKGVYNCSITALHDITIKGVCRGGEVIAGRYIELDETGSAAGVKTHIQTSEKGVIRIARAHPGTVLQIGSHSHEFFQTRQQVTARLNEHGALEITQL is encoded by the coding sequence ATGACCCGATCTATTACAATCCAGGCAGAAACTGTTGAGAAGGCGATAGAGGAGGCGCTTTTTATCCTTCAATTGACGCTGGATGAAGTTCATGTGCATGTAAAACGCCCCGCCCGTACATCCATTTTTGGTTTGCGGAAAGTATTAGCTGAAGTAACGGTAAGCCGTCTGGAACAAACGAAAGAAACTATAGAAAAACAGGTGCAAGAAACCCCGGCCGGTGTCAGAATTCATAATGGGCAGCTGGAAGCCCGTTTTGGGACACAGTCATATCCCATCATCGTTCCGTCAGCGGGAGTGGAATTGCGGGTTAACAGTGAAGAGAGCAGACAGCGCACCATTATTCTGCCTTCAGATATAATCGAATGTACAGCGATTCATGAAGATATCGCTGCACAGTATCTAGTGAATCTGAGCAAAGATCTGATGACAGCCGCCGCTAAAGTGACGCCCGGAAAACGAATAACCCGCAGGCTTTTGGATTCCTCCTGGAAACGGGTGCTGGATATACAGGCAACAGAAGATATTGAAGTTTATAATCAGCTGACAACAGAGGATATCTTAGAAGAACTGGACGGTTTGGGTATCGTTGCCGGCATCAAAATGAGCGGCATTATTCAGGCGGTGAATACGCTGGAAATGGCGGAGATCGTCATTGCAGAAGGTATGGCTCCTATTGCAAGTCAGGATGCCCGCTTAGACATTCATTTGAAAAGTAAAAAAGAACATGCGGAAGACCATGAGCGCGTGGACTTCCGGGAACACAATTTCATCCCTACAGTAAAAGCGGGCCAATTAATCGCCACTTATATTCCTGCGGTTCAGGGGAAGAATGGGTTGAATTTGCTGGGAAAAGAATATAAAGTAAAACCGCCAAAAGAAGTGATTGTTCGGCCTGGTCCAAGCGTCGACAGTGTTCTGCATAAGCTGTATGCTAAAATTGACGGCAGGCCTGTAATCGAATGGCGCGGGAAAGTAGTGAAAGTCAGCGTCAACCGTGAATACCGTCATGCGGCAGACGTAAATCTGGAAAGCGGAAACATTCATTTTGAAGGGGACGTATGGATTGGAGGCAGTGTTCATCCATCCATGTTCATTGCTGCTTCCGGTGAAATTACAGTGATGAAAAATTGTACGAAAGCTTCCATTCGAGGGACGAAATCTGTATATATTAAAGGGAGTATTTTCTCTTCGACAGTTACAGTAGGTATTCAAGAGAAAATTATTACAATGATGGTGAATGATTTAGAAGAAATTCTGAAGTACTTGCGTAATATCGAATTGGCACTCAGACAAATTTTCGCCTTACGCGGTGAAGTTCCTGAAGAGGTCCCGCCGTTTACTTTGAAACAGGCCATTCAATTATTGCTGGAACAAAAATATAGTGAATTCACTGAGAAAAATAAGCATTTTATCCAATTGGTGAAAAACCATACGAGACGACTGGACAAAGAATGGCTGGCACTCGCTGATTGGCTGTATCAGTTATTTATTGATCCGCAGAGAGAAGAGCAGACAACGATCCTTTCTTTGCGTACGCTGATTCAGGAGGCGGATGAGCTGCTGCAATTGTACAGCGAAGAAATCAGTCCGGAGTCCGTGCTGCAGGCGTCATTTGCGCTGAACAGTATTCTGTACAGTAACGGCAATATCCAAATCCGCTCAAAAGGTGTCTACAATTGTTCCATTACAGCGCTTCATGATATTACAATAAAAGGCGTGTGCCGGGGCGGGGAAGTCATTGCCGGAAGATATATTGAGCTGGACGAAACCGGGTCAGCTGCCGGAGTAAAAACGCATATCCAGACAAGTGAAAAAGGAGTCATCCGAATTGCCAGAGCGCATCCCGGAACGGTACTTCAGATTGGTTCACACTCTCATGAATTCTTCCAAACCCGGCAGCAAGTTACAGCCAGACTGAATGAACATGGCGCACTGGAGATTACACAGCTGTGA
- the megL gene encoding methionine gamma-lyase: MQKNNNWHKETAVIHEGYNSKEHQGSLAVPLYQTSTYVFDSAEQGERRFAGEETGNIYSRLGNPTVAVLEERIAAMEEGAAGLAFASGMAAVSAVLVHLTKANDHIICSRGIYGCTFGLLKILEEKYQITHDLIPMKTEEEIEKAVKPETTCIYIETPINPTMELVDLEAVVNVAKRHNLKVVVDNTFCSPYIQTPLTFGVDYVLHSATKYINGHGDVIAGLLVGRDAEEMAKLRGTVQKDFGGVISPFDAWLLLRGMKTLPVRMDRHSANAKILFDYLQKHPKVDEVFYPFDEQHPQYEIAKKQMTTGGGLISFTIKGGKEDAQNLLNHLSLIKLAVSLGDAETLMQHPATMTHSAVPKEDREKMGVSDTLLRLSVGLEHMDDIMADLDQAFQAV, encoded by the coding sequence ATGCAGAAGAATAACAACTGGCATAAAGAGACGGCAGTGATTCACGAAGGATATAACAGTAAAGAACATCAGGGAAGTCTGGCTGTGCCGCTGTATCAAACGTCAACGTATGTATTTGATTCGGCTGAGCAGGGAGAACGGCGTTTTGCGGGAGAAGAGACAGGTAATATTTATTCGCGTTTAGGGAATCCGACGGTTGCTGTGCTTGAAGAGCGCATTGCCGCAATGGAAGAAGGTGCTGCAGGTCTTGCTTTTGCATCCGGCATGGCAGCTGTCAGTGCGGTGCTTGTTCATCTGACGAAAGCGAATGATCATATCATTTGCTCCCGCGGCATCTACGGCTGCACGTTCGGCCTGCTGAAAATTTTGGAAGAGAAATATCAGATCACGCATGATTTGATCCCCATGAAAACAGAAGAGGAAATCGAAAAAGCCGTGAAGCCGGAAACGACATGTATATATATAGAAACTCCAATCAATCCGACGATGGAGCTTGTTGATCTGGAGGCTGTAGTGAATGTGGCGAAGCGGCATAATCTGAAGGTGGTGGTGGACAATACATTCTGTTCACCGTATATTCAAACTCCGTTGACATTTGGCGTGGATTACGTGCTTCACAGTGCGACGAAATATATTAATGGCCACGGAGATGTTATTGCCGGACTGCTGGTCGGCCGTGATGCGGAAGAGATGGCGAAACTTCGCGGTACGGTGCAAAAAGACTTTGGCGGTGTAATTTCACCATTTGACGCGTGGCTGCTATTGCGCGGAATGAAGACATTGCCGGTTCGAATGGATCGACATTCTGCCAATGCCAAAATTCTTTTTGATTATTTGCAGAAGCATCCGAAAGTGGATGAAGTATTTTATCCGTTTGATGAACAGCACCCGCAGTATGAAATTGCGAAAAAGCAAATGACAACAGGCGGCGGATTAATTTCCTTTACGATTAAAGGAGGAAAAGAAGATGCGCAGAACTTACTGAATCATTTATCGCTGATTAAGCTGGCGGTCAGTCTCGGAGATGCGGAAACGCTGATGCAGCATCCAGCGACTATGACACATTCTGCCGTGCCGAAAGAGGATCGGGAAAAGATGGGCGTGTCAGACACGTTACTGCGTTTGTCGGTCGGACTGGAACATATGGATGATATAATGGCGGATTTGGATCAGGCATTTCAAGCTGTATGA
- the ezrA gene encoding septation ring formation regulator EzrA, whose protein sequence is MIYVIIPLIIVIILTVVAFLARRKHITEISEMEQEKLQIQNQPIFEEMTKVKQLNMTGETEEMFERWRNAWTEVVDDRLHTVDLLLLDAEGQVDRFRFKKAAGTERQIREILMECEKEMQTILKELNELIGSEERNRFEIETVKEHHRAARKKILAHQYAFGPAVEPLEKEWESFIPRFEEYDALIENGNYLQAREIVIVLGAKEERFSFLLDEIPALLTELQTKIPAALRELRKGIIEMEGQEYYLGHLKMPSRFDKIEQRVADLRQLLARLDVEEVAAEVNEIHDEIESFYDVLEEEVSSRHYVDEHLDQMLDLFEELQYSIPDTIEEVKFVQQSYRLDDNEVIIPQMALQKLNALAKRIEIFIERQDAKNLAYSAQQIELQELVEELDAIAEAHNKFSNRIKNLRIDENLVRSRIVTLAQQLQIADRNLHRANIPGIPDDMEVQLEEADEQIFIVKQSLEEVPLNMALVESYVQKADVVVNDVCAKAEDMIENALLVERIIQYGNRYRASHPHVHEKLLQAEESFMQFRYLRALEEAGTAVEEVEPGAMKKIQGMLHQKA, encoded by the coding sequence ATGATATACGTCATCATTCCATTAATTATCGTCATTATTTTGACGGTAGTGGCATTTCTGGCTAGGCGAAAGCATATAACGGAAATCAGTGAAATGGAACAAGAAAAATTACAAATTCAAAACCAGCCAATATTTGAAGAAATGACGAAAGTTAAGCAGCTCAATATGACCGGTGAGACAGAAGAGATGTTCGAGAGATGGCGCAACGCTTGGACTGAAGTAGTGGATGACCGGCTTCATACTGTAGATTTGCTTTTACTGGATGCTGAAGGACAAGTCGATCGTTTCCGTTTTAAGAAAGCTGCCGGAACTGAAAGACAAATCCGCGAAATATTGATGGAATGTGAAAAAGAGATGCAAACGATCTTGAAGGAACTGAACGAATTGATTGGCAGTGAAGAACGAAATCGATTCGAGATAGAAACGGTGAAAGAACACCACCGTGCCGCGCGCAAAAAGATCTTAGCTCATCAATATGCATTCGGACCTGCTGTAGAACCATTGGAAAAAGAGTGGGAATCGTTCATTCCAAGATTTGAGGAATACGACGCACTGATTGAAAATGGGAATTACTTGCAAGCACGTGAAATCGTCATTGTCTTAGGGGCAAAAGAAGAACGCTTTTCATTCCTGCTGGACGAGATTCCTGCATTGCTGACAGAACTGCAGACGAAAATTCCTGCAGCACTGCGTGAATTGCGCAAAGGAATCATCGAAATGGAAGGTCAGGAGTATTATTTAGGACACCTGAAAATGCCTTCGAGATTCGATAAGATTGAGCAGCGGGTAGCAGACCTTCGCCAGCTGCTGGCACGTCTGGACGTAGAAGAAGTGGCAGCGGAAGTGAACGAAATTCATGATGAAATCGAATCATTCTACGATGTGCTGGAAGAAGAAGTAAGTTCCCGCCATTATGTGGATGAGCATCTGGATCAAATGCTGGATCTGTTTGAAGAACTTCAATATTCGATTCCGGATACGATTGAAGAAGTGAAATTCGTGCAGCAGAGCTACCGCCTGGACGACAACGAAGTGATTATTCCGCAAATGGCATTGCAGAAACTTAACGCACTGGCAAAGCGAATTGAAATATTCATTGAGCGCCAAGATGCGAAAAACCTTGCATATTCTGCTCAGCAGATTGAACTGCAGGAACTCGTGGAAGAGTTGGATGCAATTGCTGAAGCGCATAATAAATTCAGCAATCGCATCAAGAATCTTCGCATCGATGAAAATCTTGTGCGTTCCCGCATTGTGACGCTTGCACAGCAGCTTCAAATTGCGGACCGTAATCTGCACCGCGCCAATATTCCCGGAATACCGGACGATATGGAAGTGCAGCTGGAAGAAGCAGACGAGCAAATTTTCATCGTCAAGCAAAGTTTGGAAGAAGTGCCGCTTAATATGGCATTGGTTGAATCATATGTTCAAAAAGCAGATGTGGTTGTCAATGATGTATGTGCGAAAGCAGAAGACATGATTGAAAATGCTTTGCTTGTCGAACGGATCATCCAATACGGCAACCGGTATCGCGCGTCTCATCCGCATGTACATGAAAAATTATTGCAGGCGGAAGAATCTTTCATGCAGTTCCGCTATTTACGTGCATTAGAAGAAGCAGGTACTGCAGTAGAAGAAGTAGAACCGGGTGCCATGAAAAAAATTCAAGGAATGCTTCATCAGAAAGCATAA
- a CDS encoding S1C family serine protease, whose protein sequence is MDRKEPFQEDLDDDELQDLVLEAQREALDKAAAEKNVRRTYRPFPKWVFWTMATTLMVSTFAIVFQIYSIPALEFLKASSELSQNPAIATYKEAVVVVATENSKGTGFSIDAEGTILTNYHVVEGHDTMIVSFPEGDRFTADVTEVFPEIDLAVLKVDGTGLPFLSLAEETTFYDREPITFIGNPLSFSGIANKGNIIDYIQLSDWDRPVVMIKAPVYRGNSGSPVINERGKVIGIVFATLDEETHGKVGLFIPVDAYYDAAANE, encoded by the coding sequence GTGGATAGAAAAGAACCGTTTCAGGAAGACTTGGATGACGACGAGTTACAGGACCTTGTCTTGGAAGCGCAGCGTGAAGCGTTAGACAAAGCGGCTGCCGAAAAAAACGTCCGCCGCACGTATCGCCCTTTTCCTAAGTGGGTATTCTGGACAATGGCAACTACATTAATGGTCAGTACGTTTGCTATCGTCTTTCAAATTTATTCGATTCCTGCGCTGGAATTTTTAAAAGCGTCTTCAGAACTGTCGCAGAATCCAGCCATTGCAACATACAAAGAAGCAGTTGTAGTCGTCGCAACAGAAAACAGTAAAGGCACCGGTTTTTCAATTGATGCAGAAGGAACGATTCTGACTAACTATCATGTCGTGGAAGGTCATGACACGATGATCGTCTCTTTCCCCGAAGGAGATCGGTTCACTGCTGATGTCACGGAAGTGTTCCCGGAAATTGATCTTGCGGTGCTCAAAGTCGATGGAACCGGCCTCCCGTTCTTATCTTTAGCAGAAGAGACGACATTCTATGACCGCGAACCTATTACATTCATTGGAAACCCCCTCAGTTTTTCGGGAATCGCCAATAAAGGGAATATAATTGACTACATACAGTTATCCGATTGGGATCGCCCTGTCGTGATGATTAAAGCGCCTGTGTACAGAGGAAACAGCGGCAGTCCTGTGATTAATGAACGCGGGAAAGTCATTGGCATCGTATTCGCCACATTGGATGAAGAAACACATGGCAAAGTCGGCCTGTTCATACCGGTGGATGCATATTATGACGCGGCGGCAAACGAATAG
- a CDS encoding cysteine desulfurase family protein produces the protein MYFDHSATTKPDERVLQTFMDASVSYFANPASLHMEGKRTEKLLERARAQILAAIGLDLTEGIFTSGGTEANNLAILGFVYANQHKGRHLITSSIEHPSVLRVFQQLEQQHFTVDYLPADEEGKVSPADVKAALRRDTILVSIMHVNNEIGTVQPIEQFAQIIHSSSRAMFHSDCVQSFGKLLPGNFSDGPDLVTLSAHKIYGIKNSGFLAYRQNIRLQPIVFGGGQEQELRSGTVSVPHAASLAKAARLIAEEADMQQFSQWRTDLIQFFSTFEECRVLAPQAGAPYILSVAFAHITGEVAINFLQERGIIVSTSSACSSKNSSVSHVIEAIQVPADYAKGVIRISFGKDQTTEEIEQLKEAVRQLIGLLRKGVGK, from the coding sequence ATGTATTTTGATCACAGCGCCACAACAAAGCCAGACGAACGGGTTCTTCAGACCTTTATGGACGCTTCCGTTTCTTATTTCGCGAACCCGGCTTCATTACATATGGAAGGAAAACGTACGGAAAAATTATTGGAACGTGCACGCGCTCAAATTCTTGCGGCAATTGGACTGGATTTGACGGAAGGGATATTCACGTCTGGAGGAACGGAAGCGAATAATCTTGCGATACTGGGCTTTGTATACGCCAATCAGCATAAAGGACGCCATCTGATCACGAGCAGTATCGAACATCCATCAGTGCTGCGCGTATTTCAGCAGCTGGAACAGCAGCATTTCACAGTTGACTACTTGCCTGCAGACGAAGAAGGAAAGGTGTCGCCAGCTGATGTAAAGGCTGCATTAAGACGTGACACGATACTTGTCAGCATTATGCATGTCAATAATGAAATCGGAACGGTTCAGCCGATCGAACAGTTCGCACAAATCATTCATTCATCCTCACGGGCAATGTTTCATTCGGACTGTGTGCAGAGTTTTGGTAAGCTGCTGCCCGGTAATTTTTCGGACGGGCCTGATCTTGTCACGTTATCAGCCCATAAAATTTATGGCATAAAGAACAGCGGCTTTTTAGCTTATCGGCAAAATATCCGGCTGCAGCCGATAGTGTTCGGCGGCGGGCAGGAACAGGAACTGCGCAGCGGCACAGTATCCGTACCTCATGCGGCATCGCTTGCAAAAGCTGCACGTCTGATCGCGGAAGAAGCGGATATGCAGCAGTTCAGCCAATGGCGAACGGATCTGATTCAATTCTTTTCGACTTTCGAGGAATGTAGAGTATTGGCTCCGCAGGCAGGTGCACCCTACATCCTGTCGGTTGCATTTGCGCACATTACCGGAGAAGTCGCGATCAATTTCCTGCAGGAACGCGGTATTATTGTGTCGACATCCAGCGCTTGTTCTTCAAAAAATTCGAGTGTCAGTCATGTGATTGAAGCCATACAGGTTCCGGCCGATTATGCAAAAGGTGTAATCCGGATCAGTTTCGGCAAAGATCAGACAACAGAAGAAATTGAACAATTGAAAGAAGCGGTTCGTCAATTAATCGGACTGCTGAGAAAAGGAGTGGGAAAATGA
- a CDS encoding IS1182 family transposase, whose amino-acid sequence MMTKNQINEREQLEMLTIEQLVPQDHLVRKLDATIDFSFIYPLVEDLYSPIGRPSIDPVVLIKMTFIQYTFGIRSMRQTIKEIETNVAYRWFLGFGFHTEVPHFSTFGKNYIRRFAETDLFEQIFYRVLKEVADRGLLSPDHVFIDSTHVKASANKRKFQKKVVRKETKAYEKKLQEELNIDRVENGKKPFPPEKFEKEEYKEIKESTTDPESGYYVKDERTKQFAYSFHAATDEKGFVLANIVTPGNIHDSQLLEPLVEKIIDQVGRPVAVAADAAYKTPAIANYLLENQMLPVLPYKRPMTKKEFFKKSEYVYDEYHDCYLCPEGQILNYRTTTKEGYRQYASEPAICAACPVIDQCTHSQNRQKMIQRHIWQDHLDIAEDLRHHHEIKEIYGKRKETIERVFADAKEKHGMRWTTQRGLKKLSMQAMLTFAAMNLKKLANWTWNTPITA is encoded by the coding sequence ATGATGACGAAGAACCAGATTAATGAACGCGAACAGTTGGAGATGCTCACGATTGAGCAGTTGGTGCCGCAAGATCATTTAGTGCGGAAACTGGACGCGACAATCGACTTTTCGTTTATCTATCCACTCGTCGAGGATTTGTATTCACCCATCGGTCGTCCCAGTATCGATCCTGTGGTCTTAATCAAGATGACATTCATCCAATATACCTTCGGCATCCGCTCCATGCGGCAGACCATTAAAGAAATCGAAACGAACGTGGCATACCGCTGGTTCCTTGGCTTTGGTTTTCATACCGAAGTTCCCCATTTCTCCACGTTCGGAAAAAACTATATTCGCCGATTCGCAGAGACGGATTTGTTTGAACAGATTTTCTACCGGGTCTTGAAAGAAGTAGCTGATAGAGGGTTATTGAGCCCCGACCACGTCTTCATCGATTCTACTCACGTAAAGGCAAGCGCAAATAAGCGGAAGTTCCAAAAGAAAGTCGTTCGGAAAGAGACCAAAGCGTATGAAAAGAAACTGCAGGAAGAATTGAATATCGACCGCGTGGAAAATGGGAAGAAGCCATTTCCGCCGGAGAAGTTTGAGAAGGAAGAGTACAAGGAGATCAAGGAATCCACGACGGACCCGGAAAGCGGCTACTATGTAAAAGATGAACGGACCAAGCAATTCGCTTATTCCTTCCATGCAGCTACAGACGAGAAAGGATTTGTGCTGGCAAACATCGTGACGCCAGGTAATATCCACGATAGTCAGCTGCTTGAGCCATTGGTAGAAAAAATTATTGATCAAGTCGGAAGACCGGTTGCCGTTGCTGCCGACGCTGCCTACAAGACACCAGCTATCGCGAATTACCTGTTGGAAAATCAGATGCTTCCCGTTCTTCCGTACAAGCGGCCAATGACGAAGAAAGAGTTCTTCAAGAAAAGTGAGTACGTCTATGATGAATACCATGATTGCTATCTCTGTCCGGAAGGGCAGATCTTGAACTACCGCACCACCACGAAAGAAGGGTATCGACAGTATGCCTCTGAACCTGCCATCTGTGCAGCCTGCCCGGTCATCGACCAGTGTACGCACAGTCAGAATCGTCAGAAGATGATCCAGCGACACATCTGGCAAGACCACTTGGATATAGCGGAAGATTTAAGGCATCATCATGAAATCAAAGAAATCTACGGCAAGCGTAAAGAAACGATCGAGCGTGTATTTGCGGATGCCAAAGAAAAGCATGGCATGCGATGGACTACCCAACGAGGGTTGAAAAAATTGTCCATGCAGGCGATGCTAACTTTTGCTGCCATGAATTTGAAGAAGTTGGCCAATTGGACATGGAATACGCCAATCACGGCGTAG
- a CDS encoding carboxymuconolactone decarboxylase family protein — protein MSAERLEAGLKKIREYVSEEEAERMMTADALKELAPDLRKYIVEFAYGEIYSRPGLDSKQRQLVTLSSLVTQGATAQIRTHVSRALTVGLTKTEIIESMMQLIPYAGFPRVQNALTVVKELLSEEN, from the coding sequence ATGTCAGCAGAACGATTGGAAGCCGGTTTGAAGAAGATTAGAGAATACGTCAGCGAAGAAGAGGCAGAACGAATGATGACGGCAGATGCTTTAAAAGAACTGGCGCCTGACCTGAGGAAGTATATCGTTGAATTTGCGTACGGTGAGATTTATTCCAGACCGGGACTCGACAGCAAACAACGTCAATTGGTAACACTCTCTTCACTTGTCACACAAGGTGCGACTGCACAGATCCGCACGCACGTCTCCCGCGCATTGACTGTGGGCTTGACGAAAACGGAGATCATCGAGAGCATGATGCAGCTCATTCCATATGCCGGTTTTCCCCGTGTACAAAACGCACTGACAGTCGTGAAAGAATTATTATCAGAAGAAAATTAA
- the rpsD gene encoding 30S ribosomal protein S4, whose product MARYTGPSWKLSRRLGISLTGTGKEIEKRPYAPGQHGPNQRKKLSEYGMQLQEKQKLRFMYGVNERQFRTLFNKAGKMQGIHGENFMILLEARLDNVVYRMGLARTRRAARQLVNHGHILVDGKRVDIPSFAVKPGSEISLREKSQNLSAVEEALEVNNFVPDFVTFDKETKKGTFVRLPERGELAAEINEALIVEFYSR is encoded by the coding sequence ATGGCTCGATATACAGGTCCATCATGGAAACTGTCACGCCGTTTAGGCATTTCATTAACAGGTACAGGTAAAGAAATTGAAAAGCGTCCTTACGCACCTGGCCAGCACGGTCCAAACCAACGTAAAAAACTTTCCGAATACGGAATGCAATTACAGGAAAAACAAAAACTTCGCTTTATGTACGGAGTGAACGAACGTCAATTCCGCACTCTTTTCAACAAAGCTGGTAAAATGCAAGGTATTCACGGTGAAAACTTCATGATCCTTCTTGAAGCTCGCTTGGATAACGTTGTATACCGCATGGGTCTTGCACGCACTCGCCGTGCAGCTCGTCAGTTAGTCAACCACGGTCACATCCTAGTTGACGGCAAGCGCGTAGACATCCCTTCATTCGCAGTAAAGCCTGGTTCTGAAATCTCTCTTCGTGAGAAATCCCAAAACCTATCTGCTGTTGAAGAAGCACTTGAAGTAAACAACTTTGTTCCAGATTTCGTTACTTTCGATAAGGAAACGAAAAAAGGCACATTCGTACGCCTTCCTGAGCGCGGCGAATTAGCTGCTGAAATCAACGAAGCACTTATCGTTGAATTCTACTCTCGTTAA
- a CDS encoding general stress protein, with product MEKFFLENAVQAKKKVEELVTQGYTHDDIYIFAHSEDREDKIADALDSEQVGMSEQGFLNAMKNMFTSRGDKLRSQMQAVGMTEAEAEEGESELDKGRLLLVAKR from the coding sequence ATGGAAAAGTTTTTCTTAGAGAATGCGGTGCAAGCGAAAAAGAAAGTAGAGGAATTAGTAACGCAAGGATACACGCATGATGACATTTATATCTTTGCTCACAGTGAAGATCGAGAAGATAAAATTGCGGATGCTCTTGATTCCGAACAAGTCGGCATGAGCGAGCAAGGTTTCCTCAACGCGATGAAGAACATGTTCACATCCCGCGGAGATAAACTGCGCTCGCAAATGCAGGCAGTGGGTATGACAGAAGCGGAAGCTGAAGAAGGCGAAAGTGAATTGGATAAAGGCAGACTCTTACTCGTTGCCAAACGATAA
- the thiI gene encoding tRNA uracil 4-sulfurtransferase ThiI, whose translation MNWNTILIRYGEMSLKGKNKSKFVRKLKENIKAALSELTTLTMRAERDRMFIYTEKPEELERAIEILPNVFGIQSFSPIAICEPTLEAIKETSLKVMGKTETAGKTFKVDVKRTDKRFPLNTGEIQQELGGHVLRSFPELIVQMKKPEILLYIEIQQSAAYISSHVYKGAGGMPVGSNGHSLLLLSGGIDSPVAGYLMMKRGVSFDAIHFASPPFTSDLAKQKVEDIIRQLNTFGADIRLHVIPFTDLQQTIVKQVPSNLSMTTTRRMMMKVADQVRKDTHSLGLITGESLGQVASQTLESLTAINEVTATPILRPLIAMDKLDIIRIAEKIGTYDISIRPYDDCCTVFTPPSNKTKPQIDKVVYYESFQEFDDMVAQAANQRITTIPSRQTEEDFDGLL comes from the coding sequence ATGAACTGGAATACTATTTTGATCCGATATGGTGAAATGTCGTTAAAAGGAAAAAATAAAAGTAAATTTGTCCGCAAACTGAAAGAGAATATAAAAGCTGCATTGTCTGAACTGACTACATTGACGATGCGTGCAGAACGGGACCGAATGTTTATTTATACAGAAAAACCGGAGGAGCTGGAACGGGCAATTGAGATCCTGCCGAACGTTTTCGGCATTCAGTCGTTCAGCCCGATAGCGATTTGCGAGCCGACACTTGAAGCGATTAAAGAAACATCGCTAAAGGTGATGGGCAAGACGGAAACAGCCGGTAAAACATTTAAAGTGGATGTCAAGCGTACGGATAAACGTTTTCCGCTCAACACAGGTGAAATACAGCAGGAGCTCGGCGGACATGTCCTGCGCTCATTCCCTGAGTTAATTGTACAAATGAAAAAACCTGAGATTTTACTGTATATTGAAATTCAGCAATCAGCAGCCTATATTTCATCACATGTCTATAAAGGAGCCGGCGGGATGCCGGTCGGTTCTAACGGTCATTCACTGCTGCTGCTGTCGGGAGGAATTGACAGTCCGGTGGCAGGTTATCTGATGATGAAACGCGGTGTGTCATTTGATGCCATTCACTTCGCGAGCCCGCCGTTCACAAGCGATTTAGCAAAGCAAAAAGTAGAAGACATCATAAGACAGCTGAATACATTCGGCGCGGATATCCGTTTGCATGTTATTCCGTTTACTGATTTGCAGCAGACAATTGTTAAGCAAGTGCCCAGCAATTTATCGATGACTACGACCAGACGAATGATGATGAAAGTGGCGGATCAGGTGCGTAAAGACACCCATTCACTCGGTTTGATTACTGGGGAGAGTCTGGGTCAGGTAGCAAGCCAGACGCTGGAAAGCTTGACTGCGATCAATGAAGTCACTGCTACACCAATTCTGCGTCCGCTCATCGCGATGGACAAACTGGATATCATCCGGATTGCTGAAAAAATCGGAACGTATGACATATCCATTCGGCCGTACGACGATTGCTGCACGGTATTTACACCTCCAAGCAATAAAACAAAACCGCAAATCGATAAAGTCGTCTATTACGAAAGCTTCCAGGAGTTCGATGATATGGTGGCACAAGCCGCAAATCAGCGCATCACCACCATTCCAAGCAGACAGACGGAAGAAGATTTCGACGGCCTGCTGTAA